A stretch of the Luteolibacter flavescens genome encodes the following:
- the hrpA gene encoding ATP-dependent RNA helicase HrpA: MTDALPPLNYPESLPVVGMRREIVDAIRENPVVVVVSETGSGKTTQLPKMVAEALAGTRGKIGCTQPRRIAAASVAKRVAEELKGQLGGFIGYQVRFEDKTSKETRIKFMTDGILLAETQGDPNLKQYDALILDEAHERSLNIDFLLGYLKRLLERRKDLKIIISSATLDAGSFAAFFDGAPVLQAEGRTFGVEEFFLPPDEDEELTRHVPRAVDWLTEVDPMGDVLVFLPGEREIRDCADALDGRRYRNTEVLPLFARLGLGDQQRIFSPGSKRRIILATNVAETSLTIPRIVSVVDSGVARVSRWSPARGVQRLQIEEVSQASARQRKGRCGRVREGVCVRLYSEENLAERAEFTDPEIRRSSLAGVILRMKSLGLPDIEDFPFLDPPAPKAISEGYRTLREVGALDKDKNLTESGRTMARMPVDPRLSRMLLEARHEHCLSEILPVVALLESSDPKERPAEKIKQADAAHARWKDADSDFRSILRLWLDLQRFREGRGWKRNQLRKFCGDAFLSYRRVTEWANVHDELKDLVHRELKWQLKPAPESVEKGASYEAFHRSLLAGAPRQFGLWDREERAYRSASGGHFAVFPGSGLFGGKRWDWVMAMELVETTRLWARRIARIDPAWVEQVAPHLCTKRYGDGHWDEQHGAVYAKETVLCGGLPIVAGRRVHFGRIDPEGARKIFVREGLMQGGVKGKSRAAERLAELKEEIEGIEHKLRRPGGLWSEEAVLEFFESRLPQGMCTAKAFHDWRGKHEDQILATRQDVVLEDLEGLDLEGYPDWLEHAGQEYALYYRAAPGERDDGVTMGVHIDQLPTLPDWLPSWGVPGAMAWRAEWMIRSLPKDLRRECQPVAEAANGFADEWRYREKDGPLEVRLAQYLTKFSGYTVEPRNFDLERLPEELVTKIWVCDDEENEIAFGKDVKALRAKLGKVVKERFEAAANLEWERTGMKAWTEGEVPEHIETSAGPAFPALVDEGSSVGVRAFSRSAEAAESHRAGQVRLLMLAQPDQVAYLKKKYPLGLMAKVELPRMGITLEELMAVAAEGAAGGKRIATPAEFAARTKDAKGRWYEAATAIGKSLDATFEAIGPVRQWIHANAKDRNLSAVASDLEEQVAWLLRPRFVWRTGFARLRGHDRYLRGIRSRIGRLTSLPLVKDLEKMERVRKFWQPWFIAWTARPDDPALWKYGWLLEEYRLSLFAPDIGTEMKVSEKRLAEGF, from the coding sequence ATGACGGACGCGCTGCCGCCGCTGAATTACCCCGAGAGCTTGCCGGTCGTCGGCATGCGCCGGGAGATCGTGGACGCGATCCGGGAGAATCCGGTGGTCGTGGTAGTCAGCGAGACCGGCTCGGGAAAGACGACCCAGCTTCCGAAAATGGTCGCCGAGGCGCTTGCGGGCACGCGGGGGAAGATCGGCTGCACCCAGCCACGGCGCATCGCGGCAGCCAGCGTCGCGAAGCGGGTGGCGGAGGAATTGAAGGGCCAGCTCGGCGGCTTCATTGGCTACCAAGTGCGCTTCGAGGACAAGACCTCGAAGGAGACGCGCATCAAATTCATGACGGACGGCATCCTGCTCGCCGAGACGCAGGGCGATCCGAATCTCAAGCAGTACGACGCGCTCATCCTGGACGAGGCTCACGAGCGCTCGCTGAACATCGACTTCCTGCTCGGCTATCTGAAGCGCCTGCTGGAGCGGCGGAAGGATCTCAAGATCATCATTTCCTCCGCCACCCTCGATGCGGGTTCCTTCGCCGCATTCTTCGATGGCGCGCCAGTGTTGCAGGCCGAGGGGCGCACCTTCGGCGTGGAGGAGTTCTTCCTGCCGCCGGATGAGGATGAGGAGTTGACCCGCCATGTGCCGCGCGCGGTCGATTGGCTGACCGAGGTCGATCCCATGGGCGACGTGCTCGTCTTCCTGCCCGGCGAGCGCGAGATCCGCGACTGTGCCGATGCGCTCGATGGCCGGCGCTACCGGAATACGGAAGTCCTGCCGCTCTTCGCCCGGCTCGGGCTGGGCGACCAGCAGCGCATCTTCTCCCCGGGCTCGAAGCGCCGCATCATCCTCGCCACGAATGTCGCGGAGACCTCGCTCACCATCCCGCGCATCGTCAGCGTGGTGGACAGCGGTGTGGCGCGCGTCAGCCGCTGGAGCCCGGCGCGCGGCGTGCAGCGCCTGCAGATCGAGGAGGTTTCACAGGCCAGCGCCCGCCAGCGGAAGGGCCGCTGCGGGCGCGTGAGGGAGGGCGTGTGCGTCCGCCTCTACTCGGAGGAGAATCTCGCCGAGCGCGCGGAATTCACCGACCCGGAGATCCGCCGCAGCTCGCTCGCCGGGGTCATCCTCCGGATGAAATCGCTCGGCTTGCCGGATATCGAGGACTTCCCTTTCCTCGATCCTCCGGCACCGAAGGCGATCTCCGAGGGTTATCGTACTTTGCGCGAGGTCGGTGCGCTGGACAAGGACAAGAACCTCACCGAGTCCGGCCGGACGATGGCGCGCATGCCTGTCGATCCGCGCCTGTCGCGCATGCTGCTGGAGGCGCGTCACGAGCATTGTCTCTCGGAGATCCTGCCGGTGGTGGCTCTGCTGGAATCGAGCGATCCCAAAGAGCGCCCGGCCGAGAAGATCAAGCAGGCCGATGCCGCCCACGCGCGGTGGAAGGATGCCGATTCCGACTTCCGCTCGATCCTGCGGCTGTGGCTCGATCTCCAGCGCTTCCGCGAAGGACGCGGCTGGAAGCGGAACCAGCTCCGCAAGTTCTGCGGCGATGCCTTCCTCAGCTACCGCCGCGTCACCGAGTGGGCGAATGTCCACGACGAGCTGAAGGACCTCGTCCACCGCGAGCTGAAGTGGCAACTGAAGCCCGCGCCGGAGAGCGTGGAGAAAGGCGCGTCGTATGAAGCATTCCACCGCTCGCTGCTCGCCGGCGCACCGCGGCAGTTCGGCCTGTGGGATCGCGAGGAGCGTGCCTACCGCAGTGCCTCGGGCGGGCACTTCGCGGTGTTCCCGGGCTCGGGGCTTTTCGGCGGAAAGCGCTGGGACTGGGTGATGGCGATGGAGCTGGTGGAGACCACGCGTCTCTGGGCCCGGCGCATCGCGCGCATCGATCCCGCATGGGTGGAGCAGGTTGCGCCGCACCTGTGCACGAAGCGCTACGGCGACGGCCACTGGGACGAGCAGCACGGCGCGGTCTATGCGAAGGAGACGGTGCTGTGCGGCGGCCTGCCGATCGTCGCCGGGCGGCGTGTCCACTTCGGACGGATCGATCCCGAGGGCGCACGGAAGATTTTCGTCCGTGAGGGCCTCATGCAGGGCGGCGTGAAGGGGAAGTCCCGCGCTGCCGAGCGGCTGGCCGAGTTGAAGGAAGAGATCGAGGGCATCGAGCACAAGCTGCGTCGCCCCGGCGGACTGTGGAGCGAGGAGGCGGTGCTGGAGTTTTTCGAGAGCCGCCTGCCGCAGGGCATGTGCACGGCGAAGGCCTTCCACGACTGGCGCGGCAAGCACGAGGACCAGATCCTCGCGACGCGGCAGGACGTGGTGCTGGAAGATCTCGAAGGGCTCGATCTGGAAGGCTATCCCGACTGGCTGGAGCATGCCGGCCAGGAATACGCGCTCTACTACCGCGCCGCGCCCGGCGAGCGGGATGATGGCGTGACCATGGGAGTCCACATCGACCAGCTCCCGACGCTGCCCGACTGGCTCCCGTCCTGGGGCGTGCCGGGGGCCATGGCGTGGCGTGCCGAGTGGATGATCCGCTCGCTGCCAAAGGACCTGCGCCGCGAGTGCCAACCGGTGGCCGAGGCCGCGAACGGCTTCGCCGACGAGTGGCGGTACCGGGAAAAGGACGGGCCGCTGGAAGTACGGCTCGCGCAGTACTTGACGAAGTTTTCCGGCTACACCGTCGAGCCCCGCAACTTCGACCTGGAGCGCCTGCCGGAGGAACTCGTCACGAAGATCTGGGTCTGCGACGACGAGGAGAACGAGATCGCCTTTGGCAAGGACGTGAAGGCGCTCCGTGCCAAGCTGGGCAAGGTGGTGAAGGAGCGCTTCGAGGCCGCGGCGAATCTCGAGTGGGAGCGCACGGGCATGAAGGCGTGGACGGAGGGCGAGGTGCCGGAGCACATCGAGACCTCTGCCGGGCCTGCATTCCCCGCACTGGTCGATGAAGGCAGCAGCGTCGGCGTGCGCGCTTTTTCCAGGTCGGCGGAGGCCGCCGAGTCTCATCGTGCCGGGCAGGTGCGCCTGCTGATGCTGGCCCAGCCCGACCAGGTCGCGTATCTCAAGAAGAAGTATCCACTCGGCCTGATGGCAAAGGTGGAACTGCCGCGCATGGGCATCACGCTGGAAGAGCTGATGGCCGTGGCAGCGGAAGGTGCGGCGGGAGGAAAGCGCATCGCCACGCCTGCGGAATTCGCCGCGAGGACGAAGGACGCGAAGGGCAGGTGGTATGAAGCCGCCACGGCGATCGGCAAGTCGCTCGATGCCACCTTCGAGGCCATCGGCCCCGTGCGCCAGTGGATCCACGCGAACGCGAAGGACCGCAACCTCTCCGCCGTGGCTTCCGATCTGGAAGAGCAGGTCGCGTGGCTCCTGCGCCCGCGCTTCGTCTGGCGCACCGGCTTTGCCCGCTTGCGTGGCCACGACCGCTACCTGCGCGGCATCCGCTCGCGCATCGGTCGTCTCACCAGCCTCCCGCTGGTAAAGGATCTGGAGAAGATGGAGCGCGTCCGGAAGTTCTGGCAGCCGTGGTTCATCGCATGGACCGCCCGCCCGGACGATCCGGCACTGTGGAAATATGGCTGGCTGTTAGAGGAGTATCGCCTGTCCCTCTTCGCGCCCGACATCGGGACTGAGATGAAGGTCTCCGAGAAGCGCCTGGCTGAGGGATTCTGA
- a CDS encoding beta strand repeat-containing protein has protein sequence MKRPYPNSFRNCTFVLTGCLSPLALQAAPLAYEGFDYATGTGNLTTLNGGTGWNGAWQTVNNGSADILTGSMTAGASSPAGYDALSIGNSSLLPNNRRVGRLIDTSANGPFGLRGYRDANGRIGADGTTIYLSFLQQANGTSSYYEFEFHRDNLGDSGRIGGIGNDQGGNNVHLRAPNGTHTLVGPGNTNVNFYVVRIDFKAGNDDVYVYQNPTSATEPTPTLTKLAAADMSFNGISFGAFNNSRTISHDEVRIGQTWGDVTIPVASAPTFASQPQASVTAFTGGTVTLTAAANGHPAPTYQWYRGATLLTGQTGTSLTLNNVQAGDAGAYHAVATNSQGTATSSNATVVVQTTPATLLAYEGFDYSVGVANMNGKNGGVGWGAPWTAVDGGGGNPQTGNLVAGTNAPNGYDAQSLSNSSFIPNAKRDGRVLDTTPGGRFGTAGYIDGNGNIGADGKTLYLSFLQQPDGTSLFYEFEFHRGNLGDPGRIAGIGNDTAGAVVNLRTPQNSPTLIGPGSTGVNFYVVRIDYKAGNQDEIRIYQNPVSATEPGVPTVLKTNGGDLSFNGLSMAAFVNGRTVKHDEIRIGQNWSDVVSGTSRRNLTWVGNGTTNPWDFSSTVWNDGVGATAFADGDPVTFANAGSGTPALNVTTNVSTASILVDNSTHAYSFGGTGTITSSGGLHKLGTSALTITAPTVFGSSVLLDAGDVALNGTSTVAGNLTLAAGSGALTLGGNNTFNGSMLDAGATARTFSGTNSFTGLATTNASLTFSGTTNFTGAGAVIWFGNLAGSNTSVTIEPGAVINVTGNYNDSTVFGRDGGSATIVQNGGTFTFNPANRGEMFLGASLNTAGTTVTYEMKGGTLDLTNKRLAIALGGNGMGTTGVFTQTAGTVLARQLDLGANVAFGNATYTLEGGSLTIGAGGITTATGSPDFYALELGGGTVGAADNWSSSLDVDLTGTNGNTTFDTSTHTVRLSGIIDGAGGIVKNGTGTLVLNGFNGYNGPTQVTAGTVGGRGAGSNSALTVASGATVSPGDVFADSFAAASAVLSSGSTLHVMIDNETDSGGQLQVGGTANITGANLTFSEIGTGFVPSGTDIVIVDASGGRTGTFAGLAEGATVDTGVNTFTIHYTPTQVKLTSTSAGNPYSTWAAANGLDGSTPQKDPAFEADPDGDGIANGLEWVLGGNPQVSGASLVTATGSGANGLTIAFNREETSIGFATLLVQWNTDLGAVWTDVPIEATGGTYANGVTVTVDDAATPDRVTVTIPAANSAGGKLFGRIHVTAVE, from the coding sequence ATGAAACGACCCTACCCCAATTCCTTCAGGAACTGTACCTTCGTCCTGACAGGTTGTTTGTCTCCCCTCGCGCTCCAGGCTGCGCCATTGGCCTATGAAGGCTTCGACTACGCAACCGGCACCGGCAATCTTACAACCCTGAATGGCGGCACCGGCTGGAACGGTGCCTGGCAGACCGTGAACAACGGCAGCGCCGACATTCTCACCGGCAGCATGACCGCCGGAGCCAGCTCGCCCGCCGGATACGATGCGCTGTCCATCGGCAACAGCAGCCTGCTTCCGAACAACCGCCGCGTCGGCCGCCTCATCGACACCTCGGCGAACGGTCCCTTCGGCCTGCGCGGTTATCGCGACGCCAACGGGCGCATCGGTGCCGATGGCACGACGATCTACCTGAGCTTCCTGCAGCAGGCGAATGGCACGAGCTCCTACTACGAGTTCGAGTTCCACCGGGACAATCTCGGGGATAGCGGCCGCATCGGCGGCATCGGCAATGACCAAGGGGGCAACAACGTGCATCTCCGCGCGCCGAATGGCACGCACACCCTCGTTGGGCCGGGCAATACCAACGTGAACTTCTACGTCGTCCGCATCGACTTCAAGGCGGGCAACGATGACGTTTACGTTTATCAGAATCCGACCTCGGCGACCGAGCCGACACCCACGCTGACGAAACTCGCGGCGGCGGACATGTCTTTCAACGGCATCTCCTTCGGTGCCTTCAACAACAGCCGCACCATTTCCCATGATGAAGTGCGCATCGGCCAGACCTGGGGCGATGTGACTATCCCGGTGGCGTCGGCTCCCACCTTCGCCTCCCAGCCGCAGGCATCCGTCACGGCATTCACCGGCGGCACGGTGACGCTGACAGCCGCGGCGAACGGTCACCCGGCTCCGACCTACCAGTGGTATCGCGGCGCGACCCTGCTGACAGGCCAGACCGGCACGTCCCTCACGCTGAACAACGTGCAGGCGGGCGATGCGGGAGCGTATCACGCCGTCGCGACGAATTCCCAAGGAACGGCCACCAGCTCGAATGCGACCGTGGTGGTGCAGACCACCCCCGCGACGCTGCTGGCCTACGAGGGCTTCGACTACAGCGTCGGAGTGGCGAACATGAACGGCAAGAACGGCGGCGTGGGCTGGGGCGCACCGTGGACCGCCGTGGACGGCGGCGGCGGCAATCCCCAGACCGGCAATCTGGTCGCAGGCACGAATGCGCCGAACGGCTATGACGCGCAGTCGCTTTCCAACAGCTCCTTCATTCCGAATGCGAAGCGTGATGGTCGCGTCCTGGACACCACGCCGGGCGGACGCTTCGGCACCGCCGGATACATCGATGGCAATGGCAATATCGGAGCGGATGGAAAGACGCTCTACCTGAGCTTCCTCCAGCAGCCGGACGGCACGAGCCTCTTCTATGAGTTCGAGTTCCACCGCGGCAACCTCGGCGACCCGGGCCGCATCGCCGGTATCGGCAATGACACGGCGGGCGCGGTGGTGAACCTGCGGACACCGCAGAATTCCCCTACGCTGATCGGACCCGGTAGCACGGGCGTGAATTTCTACGTGGTCCGCATCGACTACAAGGCGGGCAACCAGGACGAGATCCGCATCTATCAGAATCCCGTCTCCGCCACCGAGCCGGGCGTTCCCACGGTGCTGAAGACGAACGGCGGCGACCTGTCCTTCAACGGTCTCTCCATGGCAGCCTTCGTGAACGGCCGCACGGTGAAGCATGACGAGATCCGCATCGGCCAGAATTGGTCCGACGTGGTCTCGGGAACCAGCCGCCGCAACCTGACCTGGGTGGGCAATGGCACGACGAATCCGTGGGACTTCTCCTCCACCGTCTGGAACGATGGCGTCGGTGCGACCGCCTTCGCCGATGGCGATCCGGTGACTTTTGCCAACGCGGGCTCCGGAACCCCGGCGCTGAACGTGACGACGAATGTCTCCACGGCCTCGATCCTCGTGGACAACTCGACCCACGCCTACTCCTTCGGCGGCACGGGCACGATCACCTCGTCCGGGGGCTTGCACAAGCTGGGCACTTCCGCGCTGACCATCACGGCACCCACGGTCTTTGGCAGCTCGGTGCTGCTCGACGCCGGGGATGTCGCGCTGAATGGCACGTCCACCGTCGCCGGGAACCTGACGCTGGCCGCCGGCTCCGGCGCGCTGACGCTGGGAGGAAACAATACCTTCAATGGCAGCATGCTCGACGCGGGTGCCACGGCCCGGACCTTCAGCGGGACGAATTCCTTCACGGGTCTCGCTACCACGAATGCCAGCCTGACCTTTAGCGGCACCACGAACTTCACGGGCGCGGGTGCGGTGATCTGGTTCGGCAATCTCGCCGGGTCCAATACTTCCGTGACCATTGAGCCCGGAGCCGTGATCAATGTCACCGGCAACTACAATGACTCGACGGTATTCGGCCGTGATGGCGGCAGCGCCACGATCGTCCAGAACGGCGGCACCTTCACCTTCAATCCCGCCAACCGCGGCGAGATGTTCCTCGGCGCGAGCCTCAATACCGCGGGCACCACCGTCACCTACGAGATGAAGGGCGGCACGCTCGACCTCACGAACAAGCGCCTCGCCATCGCCCTCGGCGGCAATGGCATGGGAACCACGGGTGTCTTCACCCAGACCGCTGGCACGGTGCTGGCCCGCCAGCTCGACCTGGGGGCGAATGTCGCCTTTGGCAATGCGACCTACACGCTGGAAGGCGGCAGCCTCACCATCGGTGCCGGCGGCATCACCACGGCCACGGGTTCGCCGGACTTCTACGCGCTGGAGCTGGGCGGTGGCACGGTCGGTGCGGCGGACAACTGGAGTTCCTCGCTGGACGTGGATCTCACCGGCACGAATGGCAATACGACCTTTGACACCTCCACCCACACGGTGCGCCTTTCCGGCATCATCGATGGTGCGGGTGGCATCGTGAAGAATGGCACGGGCACTCTCGTGCTGAACGGCTTCAACGGCTACAACGGCCCGACGCAGGTCACTGCCGGCACCGTCGGCGGTCGTGGTGCGGGCAGCAATTCGGCGCTCACCGTGGCCTCCGGTGCGACGGTGTCCCCCGGGGATGTCTTCGCGGACAGCTTCGCCGCGGCATCGGCGGTGCTCTCCAGCGGCTCGACGCTCCACGTGATGATCGACAACGAAACGGACTCGGGCGGCCAGCTCCAGGTAGGCGGCACGGCAAACATCACCGGGGCGAATCTCACCTTCAGCGAGATCGGCACCGGCTTCGTCCCGTCCGGCACGGATATCGTGATCGTGGATGCCTCGGGCGGTCGCACCGGCACCTTCGCTGGTCTGGCGGAGGGCGCGACGGTGGACACGGGGGTGAATACCTTCACCATCCACTACACGCCGACGCAGGTGAAGCTGACCTCCACCTCCGCGGGCAATCCCTACTCCACATGGGCTGCCGCGAACGGCCTCGATGGTTCCACTCCTCAGAAGGACCCCGCCTTCGAAGCGGATCCGGATGGCGATGGCATCGCCAACGGCCTCGAGTGGGTGCTGGGCGGTAATCCTCAGGTATCGGGTGCGTCCCTCGTCACCGCCACGGGCAGCGGTGCCAATGGCCTGACGATCGCCTTCAACCGCGAGGAGACCTCCATCGGATTCGCCACCCTGCTGGTGCAGTGGAATACGGACCTCGGTGCCGTGTGGACCGATGTCCCGATCGAGGCCACCGGCGGGACCTACGCGAACGGCGTCACCGTCACCGTGGATGACGCGGCGACTCCGGACCGTGTAACGGTCACCATCCCGGCCGCCAATTCCGCGGGTGGAAAACTCTTCGGTCGCATTCATGTGACCGCGGTCGAGTAA